Proteins co-encoded in one Papaver somniferum cultivar HN1 chromosome 5, ASM357369v1, whole genome shotgun sequence genomic window:
- the LOC113281289 gene encoding probable polygalacturonase, with product MEFWWTSTGRTHQVHAERKTIFILILGLLSFCLLRGVDCHRRKVKVSHSFDIQYSAISCREHTAFLTDFGGVGDGKTSNTKAFQSAINHLSQFQSQGGSQLIVPPGRYLTGSFNLTSHFTLYLHKEAVLLASQEVSEWEVIEPLPSYGRGRDADGGRYISLIFGTNLTDVIITGANGTIDGQGASWWKEFKNNKLKYTRPYLIEIMFSDQIQISNITLLNSPSWNVHPVYSSNILIQGLTILAPIVPISPNTDGINPDSCTNVRIEDCYIVSGDDCIAVKSGWDEYGIAFGMPTQHLIIRRLTCISPDSAVIALGSEMSGGIQDVRAEDILAINSESGIRIKTAVGRGGFVKDIFVRRMTMKTMKWAFWMTGNYGSHADDKYDKNALPVINGINYSDMVADNVTMAARLEGIDGDPFTGICISNVTISMAAKAKKVPWTCTDVEGLTSSVSPTACNLLPEQVTNCPFPTDVLPIDTIEIKTCSCRTNYFI from the exons ATGGAGTTCTGGTGGACAAGTACCGGAAGAACTCATCAA GTACATGCTGAGAGAAAAACAATATTTATTCTGATACTTGGATTACTGAGTTTTTGTTTATTAAGAGGCGTTGATTGCCATCGAAGAAAAGTAAAAGTTTCACATTCATTTGATATTCAATACTCAGCCATTAGTTGTAGAGAGCACACAGCTTTTTTAACAGATTTCGGAGGAGTAGGCGATGGAAAAACATCCAATACCAAAGCTTTTCAATCAGCCATTAATCATCTTAGTCAGTTCCAATCTCAAGGTGGATCTCAACTTATTGTTCCTCCTGGTAGATATTTGACTGGAAGTTTCAACTTAACCAGTCATTTCACACTTTACCTTCACAAGGAGGCTGTTCTTCTTGCTTCTCag GAAGTGAGCGAATGGGAAGTGATTGAACCATTGCCCTCCTATGGTAGAGGAAGAGATGCAGATGGTGGAAGGTATATCAGTCTGATCTTTGGGACAAACCTTACTGATGTTATAATTACAG GAGCCAACGGAACAATCGATGGTCAGGGTGCCTCATGGTGGAAAGAATTCAAGAATAATAAGCTCAAGTATACCAGGCCATATTTGATTGAAATAATGTTCTCTGATCAGATTCAGATTTCCAACATTACATTATTAAATTCTCCTTCGTGGAATGTTCATCCTGTTTATAGCAG CAACATTCTCATACAAGGGCTTACTATTCTTGCTCCAATAGTTCCAATATCTCCAAATACCGATGGGATAAATCCAG ATTCTTGTACAAATGTACGTATCGAGGACTGTTACATTGTCTCTGGAGACGATTGCATCGCGGTAAAAAGCGGTTGGGACGAATATGGCATTGCATTTGGAATGCCAACTCAACATTTAATAATAAGAAGACTGACTTGTATTTCTCCTGATAGTGCTGTAATTGCATTAGGAAGTGAAATGTCTGGAGGAATTCAAGACGTTAGGGCTGAAGACATCCTAGCTATCAATTCTGAATCAGGAATTCGTATTAAAACTGCGGTTGGTCGTGGTGGGTTTGTTAAGGACATATTTGTTAGAAGAATGACTATGAAAACTATGAAGTGGGCATTTTGGATGACAGGGAATTATGGGTCTCATGCGGATGATAAATATGACAAAAATGCTCTTCCTGTGATCAATGGGATCAATTACAGTGACATGGTAGCTGATAATGTGACTATGGCAGCACGATTGGAAGGAATAGATGGAGATCCTTTCACAGGTATATGTATTTCGAATGTTACCATTAGTATGGCTGCAAAAGCAAAGAAAGTTCCCTGGACTTGCACTGATGTTGAGGGGTTAACGAGCAGTGTTAGTCCTACAGCGTGCAATTTGTTACCTGAACAAGTTACAAATTGTCCCTTTCCTACCGACGTCTTGCCaattgatacaattgaaattaagaCGTGTTCTTGCAGAACTAATTACTTTATTTGA